The following coding sequences are from one Sardina pilchardus chromosome 16, fSarPil1.1, whole genome shotgun sequence window:
- the rnaseka gene encoding ribonuclease kappa-A yields the protein MVSCVCCGPKLAACGIVLSIWGVIMLSMLGIFFSTHSAVLIEDVPIREEDMHNQQTPLQPVYALFDQVGYNCFIAAGMYVVLGLLSFCQIRMNKRREYLVH from the exons atggtgtcttgtgtgtgttgtggtccaAAGCTTGCAGCTTGCGGAATTGTCCTAAGTATTTGGGGAGTCATAATGCTG TCAATGCTGGGGATTTTCTTCTCAACTCATTCGGCTGTGTTAATAGAGGATGTACCTATCCGTGAGGAAGATATGCACAACCA GCAGACCCCCCTGCAACCTGTTTATGCCTTGTTTGACCAAGTGGGCTACAACTGCTTCATCGCCGCGGGCATGTATGTCGTCTTGGGCCTCCTGTCCTTTTGCCAGATCCGGATGAACAAGCGGAGGGAGTACTTGGTACACTAA